One window from the genome of Moraxella nasibovis encodes:
- a CDS encoding YraN family protein yields MPADKISTKRIGDVYETHACQMVRAKGLEIIARNYHAARLGEIDIIATEYRTDRAGRTIKTLVFIEVRARRHGRQVYALGAESITPTKQKKIIQAAQHFMQQHEQFADFDCRFDVIVFDEFTKQSYAHHDGEWIQAAFLGE; encoded by the coding sequence ATGCCTGCCGATAAGATAAGCACAAAGCGCATCGGCGATGTCTATGAGACTCATGCCTGTCAGATGGTACGGGCAAAAGGGCTTGAAATCATCGCACGCAATTATCATGCCGCAAGGCTGGGTGAGATCGACATCATCGCCACAGAGTACCGAACAGACAGGGCGGGTCGGACGATTAAGACGCTTGTCTTTATCGAAGTGCGAGCCAGAAGGCATGGCAGGCAGGTGTATGCGCTGGGGGCGGAGAGCATCACGCCTACCAAGCAAAAAAAGATTATCCAAGCGGCGCAGCACTTTATGCAGCAGCATGAGCAGTTTGCTGATTTTGACTGTCGCTTTGATGTGATCGTCTTTGACGAATTTACCAAGCAGTCTTATGCCCATCATGACGGCGAATGGATACAAGCGGCGTTTTTGGGTGAATGA
- a CDS encoding RDD family protein: MNTHSYDPNHPAHNATVYQYAGFWVRLAAQLIDGVLWLLVSLPILYLVYGDAYFGVNEPPVGGVFLGVFDALMSLILPIVLVVVFWLKKGATPGKMLFGLKVLDGKTGNHLTLGQAILRYFGYFLSGLVFALGYIWAAFDKKKQGWHDKLAKTVVVRER, from the coding sequence ATGAATACTCATTCTTATGATCCCAATCACCCCGCCCACAATGCCACAGTCTATCAATATGCAGGCTTTTGGGTGCGTCTTGCTGCCCAGCTCATCGATGGTGTGCTATGGCTGCTTGTCAGTTTGCCGATATTATATTTGGTGTATGGTGATGCGTATTTTGGGGTGAATGAGCCGCCTGTGGGTGGGGTATTTTTGGGGGTGTTTGATGCGCTGATGTCGCTGATTTTGCCGATTGTCTTGGTGGTTGTTTTTTGGCTAAAAAAAGGCGCAACGCCAGGCAAGATGCTTTTTGGGCTCAAAGTGCTGGACGGCAAAACGGGCAATCATTTGACACTTGGGCAGGCGATTTTGCGTTATTTTGGCTACTTTTTGTCAGGTCTTGTGTTTGCTTTGGGCTATATTTGGGCGGCATTTGACAAGAAAAAACAAGGCTGGCATGATAAGCTTGCCAAGACGGTCGTCGTGCGTGAGCGCTGA
- the rlmH gene encoding 23S rRNA (pseudouridine(1915)-N(3))-methyltransferase RlmH: MKLRILSIGHKMPAWVQSGVEEYFKRIQPMMSTEIVELPPAKRSKNPSPAEIDKYKQQEGQTILHARHPKERLWVLEVRGKMLSTEALADKLSTAMQDGADIALVIGGADGVSAEVLAAADFKWSLSDLTLPHPLVRVILIEQLYRAMSINNNHPYHRGG; encoded by the coding sequence ATGAAATTACGAATTTTGAGCATTGGACACAAAATGCCTGCGTGGGTGCAGTCAGGCGTGGAAGAGTATTTTAAACGCATTCAGCCCATGATGAGTACCGAGATCGTCGAGCTGCCCCCTGCCAAACGCAGCAAAAACCCATCACCCGCCGAAATCGACAAATACAAACAGCAAGAAGGACAGACCATCTTGCACGCGCGCCACCCAAAAGAGCGGCTGTGGGTGCTGGAAGTCCGTGGCAAAATGCTCTCCACTGAGGCGCTTGCCGACAAGCTTAGTACAGCCATGCAAGATGGCGCCGACATCGCTCTGGTCATCGGTGGCGCTGATGGTGTGTCGGCTGAGGTGCTGGCGGCGGCTGACTTTAAGTGGTCGCTGTCAGACCTGACGCTGCCGCACCCTTTGGTGCGAGTGATCTTGATTGAGCAGCTGTATCGTGCCATGAGCATCAACAACAACCACCCCTATCACCGTGGCGGCTAA
- a CDS encoding multidrug effflux MFS transporter produces the protein MNPNQIQATQDKPFPTLWVLIMGVIIAIGPLAIDMYLPALPSMAEEFGVSTTSVARSVPAYFIGLVFGQLFYGPFSDRVGRVKPMYIGMAIFIVASVICAMTTNEWVLFVARTMQALGACVTGVVTRAAIRDTLSPVQSARAFSLMMLVMGVAPILAPTLGAAILQVADWHTLFWFLAAYGVLVIILTKLFLKETLAPENRNTRPMSETFIGYVDLLKDKTFVVPAVAAGLLQGSFFIYLSISSVLFMENYGLSERAFAIAFGANAFGFIALTQVNQFLTQKFRLVKLLRFGALIQVVSAVCLLLLGLMFGGQASFVLVFLAIFCCIAGLGFTQPNAGAIALAFQKKRAGMAAAMQGALQFSVGIFGGLLLSLFDVNPVTKLGITATILTAIGTYLVYQLDAKLDLSKMD, from the coding sequence ATGAATCCTAACCAAATCCAAGCCACACAAGACAAGCCCTTCCCAACGCTGTGGGTGCTCATCATGGGCGTGATCATCGCCATCGGTCCGCTCGCCATTGACATGTATCTGCCAGCGCTGCCGAGCATGGCGGAGGAATTTGGGGTGAGCACCACCAGTGTGGCTCGTTCGGTGCCTGCTTATTTTATCGGCTTGGTGTTTGGGCAGCTGTTTTATGGTCCGTTTTCTGATCGTGTGGGGCGTGTCAAGCCGATGTACATTGGCATGGCGATATTCATCGTGGCGTCGGTGATCTGTGCCATGACCACCAATGAATGGGTGCTGTTCGTGGCTCGCACGATGCAGGCGCTGGGGGCGTGCGTGACAGGCGTCGTCACTCGGGCGGCGATTCGTGATACGCTAAGTCCAGTGCAGTCGGCAAGGGCGTTTAGTCTTATGATGCTGGTCATGGGGGTGGCGCCGATCTTAGCGCCGACGCTTGGGGCGGCGATTTTGCAGGTGGCGGATTGGCATACTTTGTTTTGGTTTTTGGCGGCTTATGGCGTATTGGTGATCATCTTGACCAAGCTGTTTTTAAAAGAGACGCTCGCACCAGAAAACCGCAACACACGACCCATGAGCGAGACTTTCATCGGCTATGTGGATTTATTAAAAGACAAGACCTTTGTCGTGCCTGCGGTGGCGGCAGGGCTGCTACAAGGCTCGTTTTTCATTTATCTGTCGATTTCTAGCGTGTTGTTTATGGAAAATTATGGTCTGTCGGAGCGGGCGTTTGCCATCGCTTTTGGGGCGAATGCTTTTGGCTTTATTGCACTCACTCAGGTGAATCAGTTTTTGACGCAGAAATTTCGTCTGGTGAAACTGCTGCGTTTTGGCGCATTGATACAGGTGGTATCGGCGGTGTGCTTGCTCTTGCTTGGGCTGATGTTTGGTGGGCAGGCAAGCTTTGTACTTGTGTTTCTTGCCATCTTTTGCTGCATTGCAGGGCTTGGCTTTACGCAGCCAAATGCAGGGGCGATCGCACTGGCGTTTCAAAAAAAGCGAGCTGGCATGGCGGCAGCGATGCAAGGGGCGCTGCAATTTTCGGTGGGGATTTTTGGGGGGTTGTTGCTAAGCTTGTTTGATGTCAATCCTGTCACCAAGCTTGGCATTACGGCGACCATCTTGACCGCCATTGGCACTTATTTGGTCTATCAGCTGGATGCCAAGCTTGATCTGTCTAAGATGGATTGA
- the mraY gene encoding phospho-N-acetylmuramoyl-pentapeptide-transferase has product MLYWLFQHSDIAISSLTLRALLAVITALLIVIGAGKPVINYLRTLKYGQAVRDDGPKTHLVKQGTPTMGGVLILVAIGIATLAWADLSNPYVWILLVVMVIFGAVGWADDWLKIKHKNPQGLIARKKYFWLSVGSLFAGGSLYYIAMQQDAATAAAMQDVLVPLFKNWVIPLSAIPFGIGFIILTYFTINGSSNAVNLTDGLDGLVILPVVLVAAGLGVFAYISGSANYAAYMHVPYIAYNAEVIIVCASIIGAGLGFLWYNAAPADVFMGDVGALSLGGMLGTMAVMTRQELAFVIMGGIFVAEALSVILQVGSYKLRKKRIFLMAPLHHHFEEMGLKETKVVARFYIVCIILVVLGLMTLKLR; this is encoded by the coding sequence ATGCTATATTGGTTATTTCAGCACAGCGACATCGCCATTTCGTCTTTGACATTGCGGGCGCTGCTTGCGGTGATCACGGCGCTTTTGATTGTGATTGGCGCAGGAAAACCTGTCATCAATTATCTGCGTACCTTAAAATACGGGCAAGCGGTGCGTGATGACGGCCCAAAAACTCACCTTGTCAAACAAGGCACGCCAACGATGGGTGGTGTGCTGATTTTGGTGGCGATCGGCATTGCGACTTTGGCTTGGGCGGATTTGTCCAATCCTTATGTGTGGATTTTGCTGGTGGTGATGGTGATTTTTGGGGCGGTCGGCTGGGCGGATGACTGGCTAAAAATCAAGCACAAAAACCCGCAAGGCTTAATCGCTCGCAAAAAGTATTTTTGGCTGTCGGTTGGCTCACTGTTCGCTGGTGGCTCGCTGTACTACATCGCCATGCAGCAAGACGCAGCCACCGCCGCCGCCATGCAAGATGTGCTGGTGCCGCTGTTTAAAAACTGGGTGATTCCGCTGTCGGCGATTCCGTTTGGCATCGGCTTTATCATTTTGACTTATTTTACCATCAATGGCTCGTCCAATGCGGTCAATCTGACGGACGGCTTGGACGGCTTAGTGATTTTGCCTGTGGTACTGGTGGCGGCAGGTTTAGGCGTATTTGCCTACATTTCAGGCTCGGCAAACTACGCCGCCTACATGCATGTGCCGTACATCGCCTACAATGCCGAGGTCATCATCGTCTGCGCATCGATCATTGGCGCAGGGCTTGGCTTTTTGTGGTATAACGCAGCCCCTGCCGATGTCTTTATGGGCGATGTTGGGGCGCTGAGCCTAGGCGGTATGCTTGGCACGATGGCGGTGATGACTCGCCAAGAGCTTGCCTTTGTCATCATGGGTGGTATTTTTGTGGCAGAAGCGCTGTCGGTCATTTTGCAAGTCGGCAGCTATAAACTTCGCAAAAAACGCATCTTTTTGATGGCGCCACTGCATCATCATTTTGAGGAAATGGGGCTAAAAGAGACCAAAGTCGTCGCAAGATTTTACATCGTGTGCATCATTTTGGTGGTGCTGGGTCTGATGACTTTAAAGCTGCGCTAA
- a CDS encoding UDP-N-acetylmuramoyl-tripeptide--D-alanyl-D-alanine ligase, translating into MNPYIWQFDNLNQALAELNPTWHGKFTAQSTKITTDTRMISAGDIFLAIKGDNFDGHEFVNTAKDKGAVLAIVNEKVESDLPQLIVGDSKKALGLLGKYRRDVHPDLTVVALTGSAGKTTTKEMLGSIFGQIAPTLITRGNLNNDLGVPMMLLELTDEHRFAVMELGANHVGEIAYTSALVRPNVACVLNIGTAHLGEFGGRANIARAKAEIYSSLSESGVAVVPFGDEFFEFLGESASQFTPNILSFGEKSVPLSEADLSDDDVAMLAEQGVTSVLMMGDLFADDVDVAMTHSTFTLNTNLQIDEIESLPVELPFIGEHNVINACAAAACAYALGVPLEMIVQGLTTANPPKGRLTRLSFGEHTLIDDTYNANPTSMLAAAKVLEQEMATKILVLGDIFELGEAADDEHHRLGQSLATLEIDEIFGLGQHMAQMVRGANEIRPVATHFANKATLLDALKSRLQNDTATVLFKGSRGMKMESLIDGLMNA; encoded by the coding sequence ATGAACCCCTATATCTGGCAATTTGACAATTTAAACCAAGCCTTAGCTGAGCTAAATCCGACTTGGCACGGTAAGTTTACCGCCCAAAGTACCAAGATTACGACTGATACTCGCATGATTTCGGCAGGCGATATTTTTTTGGCAATCAAAGGCGATAATTTTGACGGACACGAATTTGTGAATACCGCAAAAGACAAAGGGGCGGTGTTGGCGATTGTTAATGAAAAAGTAGAAAGCGACTTGCCCCAACTTATCGTAGGCGACAGCAAAAAGGCTCTTGGACTTTTGGGCAAATACCGCCGTGATGTCCATCCTGATTTGACGGTCGTTGCCCTGACAGGCTCAGCAGGCAAAACCACCACCAAAGAAATGCTTGGCAGTATTTTTGGGCAAATCGCCCCCACGCTGATTACTCGTGGTAATCTGAACAACGATTTGGGTGTGCCGATGATGCTTCTTGAGCTGACCGATGAACATCGCTTTGCCGTGATGGAGCTTGGAGCGAATCATGTGGGCGAGATTGCTTATACCAGTGCTTTGGTGCGTCCAAATGTTGCTTGTGTGCTAAATATCGGCACGGCTCATCTGGGCGAGTTTGGTGGGCGAGCGAACATTGCTCGTGCTAAGGCGGAGATTTATTCGTCATTGAGTGAATCAGGCGTGGCGGTGGTGCCGTTTGGCGATGAGTTTTTTGAATTTTTGGGTGAGTCGGCGAGCCAATTTACCCCCAATATTTTGAGTTTTGGCGAAAAAAGCGTGCCTTTGTCTGAGGCGGATTTGTCCGATGATGATGTGGCAATGCTTGCTGAGCAGGGCGTAACTTCGGTGCTGATGATGGGCGATTTGTTCGCTGATGATGTGGATGTGGCGATGACGCACAGCACTTTTACGCTAAACACCAATTTGCAGATTGATGAGATTGAAAGCCTGCCTGTAGAACTGCCGTTCATTGGCGAGCATAATGTCATCAATGCTTGTGCGGCGGCGGCGTGTGCTTATGCCTTGGGCGTGCCACTTGAAATGATTGTTCAGGGATTGACGACGGCAAACCCACCCAAAGGACGACTGACTCGCCTAAGTTTTGGCGAGCATACGCTCATCGATGATACTTATAATGCCAACCCAACTTCCATGCTGGCGGCGGCTAAGGTGCTAGAGCAAGAGATGGCGACCAAGATTTTGGTGCTTGGCGATATTTTTGAGCTGGGCGAGGCGGCAGATGATGAGCATCATCGCTTGGGGCAAAGCCTTGCGACACTTGAGATTGATGAAATTTTTGGCTTAGGGCAGCACATGGCACAGATGGTGCGTGGGGCAAATGAGATTCGTCCTGTGGCGACGCATTTTGCCAACAAAGCTACCTTGCTTGATGCCTTAAAATCTCGCCTACAAAACGACACGGCGACGGTTTTATTTAAAGGCTCTCGTGGCATGAAAATGGAATCGCTCATCGATGGGCTGATGAATGCTTAG
- a CDS encoding PIN domain-containing protein, protein MILVDSNVIIYYFNGVQKAEAFLTDNIGNMTISTLTVSEVLSKPNSSEQEIENIDLF, encoded by the coding sequence ATGATTTTGGTCGATAGCAATGTCATCATTTATTATTTTAATGGCGTCCAAAAAGCCGAAGCATTTTTGACGGATAATATCGGCAATATGACAATTTCTACTTTGACCGTTTCAGAAGTTTTGTCAAAGCCCAATTCATCAGAGCAAGAAATTGAAAATATCGACTTATTTTAA
- a CDS encoding UDP-N-acetylmuramoyl-L-alanyl-D-glutamate--2,6-diaminopimelate ligase, whose amino-acid sequence MPDALMSVADVPFVRFCLDSRKIEAGDAFVLLESFGQKGDFERANGYLKAVADKAAFALSQIDPALLDTADFHHPIVYLPSIRECLGELIAARFQLENAAALPTVVAVTGTNGKTTISQLVAQLAELSGVSSAIMGTAGNGRLGQLVQSANTTGDVLLVQEFLYKMAQDGAELVSLEASSHGLHQHRLQGVPVKVAIYSNLSRDHLDYHSDMADYANAKAKLFDKALFPNLTHAIINLDDEYSEVFLNQAKASGLTVWTYSTSNAQADIFASDIAPSLDGVEMSIATPQGQMTVKSPLLGLFNVANLLASIGASLAMGISLEKISNNINHLKGASGRMERVPSKTGSFIVDYAHTPDALEQVLKSLKNHCAGSLIAVFGCGGDRDRGKRPLMTKSALKFADKVILTADNPRSENPLAILKDMQEGLDCESHYKIEIEPDRKLAIELAVKLAGEQDIVVIAGKGHETYQEIQGVRYDFDDRVVVGEMIGKWGK is encoded by the coding sequence ATGCCTGATGCCTTGATGTCCGTAGCGGATGTGCCGTTTGTGCGGTTTTGTTTGGACAGTCGCAAGATTGAGGCAGGCGATGCGTTTGTTTTGCTTGAAAGCTTTGGGCAAAAGGGCGATTTTGAGCGTGCCAATGGCTATTTAAAGGCGGTGGCGGATAAGGCGGCATTTGCGCTGTCACAGATTGATCCTGCTTTGCTTGATACCGCAGATTTTCATCATCCCATCGTCTATTTGCCAAGCATTCGTGAATGTCTGGGCGAGCTGATTGCCGCCAGATTTCAGCTGGAAAATGCGGCAGCTTTACCGACGGTGGTGGCGGTAACAGGCACGAATGGCAAGACCACCATCAGCCAGCTGGTCGCTCAGCTTGCCGAGCTGTCTGGTGTGTCGTCCGCCATCATGGGGACGGCGGGCAATGGGCGACTGGGTCAGCTTGTGCAGTCGGCAAATACCACAGGCGATGTGCTTTTGGTGCAAGAATTTTTGTACAAAATGGCACAAGATGGGGCAGAGCTTGTGTCATTGGAGGCAAGCTCGCACGGCTTGCACCAGCACCGCTTGCAGGGTGTGCCAGTCAAAGTTGCGATTTATTCTAATTTGTCCCGAGACCATTTGGACTATCACAGCGATATGGCGGACTATGCCAATGCCAAAGCCAAGCTCTTTGATAAGGCGTTATTCCCAAATCTAACCCATGCCATTATTAACCTTGATGATGAATACAGTGAAGTTTTTCTAAACCAAGCCAAAGCGTCTGGTTTGACCGTTTGGACTTACAGCACCAGCAATGCACAGGCGGATATTTTTGCAAGCGACATCGCCCCAAGCCTTGACGGCGTTGAGATGAGTATCGCCACCCCACAAGGGCAAATGACGGTAAAAAGTCCACTGCTCGGCTTGTTTAATGTGGCAAATCTTTTGGCAAGCATTGGGGCAAGCCTTGCAATGGGCATTTCTCTTGAAAAAATTTCTAATAATATCAATCACTTAAAAGGTGCAAGCGGACGAATGGAGCGAGTACCCTCCAAAACTGGCTCGTTCATCGTGGATTATGCCCACACGCCTGATGCCTTAGAACAAGTGCTAAAAAGCCTAAAAAATCATTGCGCAGGCTCGCTCATTGCCGTGTTTGGCTGTGGGGGCGACCGTGATAGGGGTAAGCGACCTTTGATGACCAAATCTGCCCTAAAATTTGCCGATAAAGTGATTTTGACCGCCGACAATCCCAGAAGTGAAAATCCGCTTGCGATTTTAAAGGACATGCAAGAAGGTTTGGATTGCGAGAGTCATTATAAAATTGAGATTGAACCTGATAGGAAACTTGCGATTGAGCTTGCGGTAAAATTGGCAGGCGAGCAGGACATTGTCGTCATCGCAGGTAAAGGACATGAGACCTATCAAGAGATACAGGGCGTGCGTTATGATTTTGATGATAGAGTGGTGGTGGGGGAGATGATTGGCAAGTGGGGGAAGTGA
- a CDS encoding peptidoglycan D,D-transpeptidase FtsI family protein encodes MMKKPTQKQGASAKVTPPLRKKATQNKANPAKHHQAGTTRKVSAWLTDKLGIGKRRHQATMLGGMHDVGRYRVVWAIMAVCFLTLFARAFYLQVFHSDFLIEQGETLITSKRNVPAYRGMITDTTGAPLAANAPLSTVVFSPYDYAVEYYRLDKIIKTSSSQRQRDKAIQELKDMDLVKLSSTANFPLDKLQKAVAIDNTLDVSDEKAVAAALPKGAGSKRMILLSKASPELVEPLMQLDFVGVSEEKFFQRYYLQAEPNAQILGYMAQSNDEKNGGYVGRAGIEAKYEQQLAGERGQVLVLKDARQSAIKELKEIKPKVEGQDIQLTIDSRLQYVLYKELEQVGRLQSARSSSGIVVDVLTGDVLALGSWPSFNSNNLAERTGANERNRPVLDTFEPGSIMKPFTVAAALESGKYSVNSLINTAPGSMYVGGYTIRDSGNYGSITLAKLIQKSSNVASAKIALNLGVNDIADIQRRFGFGQKTALNFPAEASGSVKNPSGEKDTTRRATLSYGYGQSVTLAQVAQAYAALGNHGQMNPLRLVKDEKSAEPTKVIEARHADAIVKMMELVTEQGGTARAAAINGYRVAGKTGTSRRANPEGGYYTDQYRTTFAGIAPASNPRFVVAILVEDPRRQFYGGVVAAPVFHNVMKEALRLYNVPFDKPLQVDAKDMPAPQSP; translated from the coding sequence ATGATGAAAAAACCAACACAAAAACAAGGCGCATCAGCAAAAGTCACGCCGCCACTGCGCAAAAAAGCCACCCAAAATAAAGCCAATCCTGCCAAGCATCATCAGGCGGGCACAACTCGCAAGGTGTCGGCATGGCTCACCGACAAGCTGGGCATTGGTAAGCGTCGCCATCAAGCGACCATGCTTGGCGGTATGCATGATGTCGGTCGTTATCGTGTGGTCTGGGCGATCATGGCGGTGTGTTTTTTGACGCTGTTTGCCAGAGCGTTTTATTTGCAGGTGTTTCATTCTGATTTTTTGATTGAGCAAGGTGAGACGCTCATCACTTCTAAGCGCAATGTCCCTGCTTATCGAGGCATGATTACCGACACTACGGGCGCACCGCTGGCGGCAAATGCACCGCTATCGACCGTGGTTTTTAGTCCTTATGACTATGCCGTGGAGTATTATCGTCTTGATAAAATCATCAAAACTTCATCCAGTCAAAGACAAAGAGATAAGGCGATACAAGAGCTCAAAGACATGGATTTGGTAAAGCTGTCTAGCACAGCAAATTTCCCGCTAGACAAGCTACAAAAAGCGGTGGCGATTGACAATACGCTGGATGTCAGCGACGAAAAAGCTGTCGCCGCCGCCTTGCCAAAGGGCGCAGGTTCAAAACGCATGATTTTATTGTCCAAGGCATCGCCTGAGCTGGTCGAGCCACTCATGCAGCTTGACTTTGTCGGCGTGAGCGAAGAGAAATTTTTCCAAAGATATTATTTGCAAGCGGAGCCAAATGCGCAGATTTTGGGCTATATGGCGCAATCTAATGACGAAAAAAATGGCGGCTATGTCGGTCGTGCAGGCATTGAGGCGAAATATGAGCAGCAGCTTGCAGGCGAGCGAGGTCAGGTGCTTGTACTCAAAGATGCTCGTCAATCTGCCATCAAAGAGCTTAAAGAGATCAAGCCAAAGGTTGAGGGTCAGGACATTCAGCTAACCATCGATTCTCGTTTGCAATATGTGCTGTATAAAGAGCTTGAACAAGTGGGGCGTTTGCAGTCGGCTCGTTCAAGCTCAGGCATTGTGGTGGATGTCTTGACAGGTGATGTACTTGCGCTTGGCTCATGGCCGTCTTTTAATTCAAACAATCTGGCTGAGCGTACTGGTGCCAATGAGCGCAATCGCCCCGTGCTTGACACCTTTGAGCCGGGTTCCATCATGAAGCCTTTTACGGTGGCGGCCGCCTTAGAATCTGGCAAATATTCGGTCAATTCGCTCATCAATACCGCCCCAGGCAGTATGTATGTTGGCGGCTATACCATCCGAGACAGTGGCAACTACGGCTCAATCACCCTTGCCAAACTCATCCAAAAATCAAGTAATGTCGCCTCCGCTAAGATTGCGCTAAATCTTGGGGTTAATGACATCGCCGACATTCAGCGCCGCTTTGGCTTTGGGCAGAAGACCGCACTGAATTTCCCTGCCGAGGCATCGGGCAGTGTCAAAAACCCCAGCGGCGAAAAAGACACCACACGCCGTGCCACGCTCAGCTATGGCTATGGTCAGAGCGTGACGCTCGCTCAGGTGGCTCAGGCTTATGCTGCGCTTGGCAATCACGGTCAGATGAATCCTTTGCGTCTGGTCAAGGACGAAAAGAGCGCCGAGCCGACCAAAGTCATCGAGGCAAGACATGCCGATGCGATCGTCAAGATGATGGAGCTGGTGACAGAGCAAGGAGGTACGGCACGAGCCGCCGCCATCAATGGCTACCGTGTGGCGGGCAAGACAGGTACGAGCCGCCGAGCCAATCCTGAGGGTGGCTATTATACAGATCAGTATCGCACCACCTTTGCAGGCATTGCCCCTGCATCAAACCCACGCTTTGTCGTGGCGATCTTGGTGGAAGATCCACGCCGTCAATTCTATGGCGGTGTGGTCGCAGCACCTGTGTTTCACAATGTCATGAAAGAGGCGCTGCGCCTTTATAATGTGCCATTTGACAAGCCATTGCAGGTCGATGCTAAGGACATGCCTGCACCCCAATCGCCATAG
- the ftsL gene encoding cell division protein FtsL, which yields MNDKHAHLISSKTDTDQPISMVGLYRVILAVLFVAIMWTGVGIAKQTQTHHEAYRQLQQLKNELTAMQVEEQRLLIEQQTFSATPQVARRAVSELGMFFPAGDNRRIIAPSASTTSSQSQQAGE from the coding sequence ATGAACGACAAACACGCCCATCTGATTTCGTCAAAAACCGACACCGACCAGCCCATCAGCATGGTGGGGCTGTATCGTGTGATTTTGGCGGTGCTGTTTGTGGCGATCATGTGGACGGGCGTGGGCATCGCCAAGCAGACGCAGACGCATCATGAAGCGTATCGACAGCTACAACAGCTAAAAAACGAGCTGACCGCCATGCAAGTCGAAGAGCAGCGTTTGCTCATCGAGCAGCAGACTTTCAGCGCCACCCCGCAAGTGGCTCGTCGTGCGGTCAGTGAGCTTGGTATGTTTTTCCCTGCGGGCGATAACAGACGCATCATCGCCCCAAGTGCCAGCACCACTTCATCTCAAAGTCAGCAGGCGGGCGAATGA
- the rsmH gene encoding 16S rRNA (cytosine(1402)-N(4))-methyltransferase RsmH: protein MSDLDKIGTDTADLAQFRHTTVLLDETVAMVLGVQNLQDVPKNSVCGVFVDATFGRGGHSRLLLEYLADDAILVVFDKDPQAIANAQALAQTDNRVRIIHDSFATLQDSLRTLGIDQVDGLLADLGVSSPQLDDGSRGFSFMRDGAVDMRMDTTRGQTVGEWLSVVDVDTLADVLFEYGEERHSRKIARAIKAMENYNSTLELAEVIKQAHPAWQKGKHPATQSFQAMRIFINNELFDVDDFLTQSLAVLKAGGHLAVISFHSLEDRRIKQFLNNHSKGRWEGDEKLLIAPKRAKYFGKPSRVAPSDDEIKHNPRARSAYLRGAKRSDVAFE from the coding sequence ATGAGTGATTTGGATAAAATTGGCACGGATACGGCTGATTTGGCACAATTTCGCCACACGACCGTCCTACTTGATGAAACCGTAGCGATGGTTTTGGGCGTGCAAAATTTGCAAGATGTCCCAAAAAACAGCGTCTGTGGCGTGTTCGTTGATGCCACTTTTGGGCGTGGCGGACACAGCAGGCTATTGCTTGAATATCTGGCGGACGATGCGATTTTGGTGGTGTTTGACAAAGACCCACAAGCGATTGCGAACGCCCAAGCCCTTGCCCAGACGGACAACCGAGTGCGAATCATTCACGACAGTTTTGCAACTTTGCAAGACAGCCTAAGGACGCTTGGCATTGATCAGGTGGATGGCTTGCTTGCCGATCTTGGCGTGTCTAGCCCCCAGCTGGATGACGGCTCTCGTGGCTTTAGTTTTATGCGTGATGGGGCGGTGGATATGCGTATGGACACGACTCGTGGGCAAACGGTGGGCGAGTGGCTTTCGGTGGTGGATGTAGATACGCTTGCCGATGTGCTTTTTGAATATGGCGAAGAGCGCCACAGTCGTAAGATTGCCCGTGCGATTAAGGCGATGGAAAATTACAATTCCACCCTAGAACTTGCCGAAGTCATCAAGCAAGCTCACCCTGCTTGGCAAAAGGGCAAGCACCCAGCGACGCAGAGTTTTCAGGCGATGCGGATTTTTATTAACAATGAACTTTTTGATGTCGATGATTTTTTGACGCAGAGCTTGGCGGTATTAAAAGCAGGTGGGCATCTTGCGGTGATTAGCTTTCATTCGCTTGAAGATCGCCGTATTAAGCAGTTTTTAAATAACCACAGCAAAGGGCGTTGGGAAGGAGACGAAAAACTGCTCATCGCCCCAAAACGAGCCAAATATTTTGGTAAGCCAAGCCGTGTTGCCCCAAGCGATGATGAGATTAAGCACAATCCACGAGCCAGAAGTGCTTATTTGCGTGGGGCAAAGCGTAGTGATGTGGCTTTTGAATGA